A region of the Candidatus Palauibacter soopunensis genome:
CGGGGCCGATGGTCTGCGTGAGCGCGATGGCCATGCCGTTTCCGTCGGCGGCGGAGAGATGCGTCGTGTGGCCGTCTTCCGGCGGCAGTTCCAGCGCCGGAGCGCCGGCGGCGGACCATGGACCCGCGGCCCCCGACGTGGCCCAGGACTCCGTGCCGGATTCGATGGCGGCCTCCACGGGCACCCGGACCTGGTCCGCGAGCTCTCGGGCGAACGCCTTCGACGTCACGCGCACGGCGGAGGAGTCCGAACTCGGCCGGCGGTATTCCGTCATGGCGATGGCGAGGGACTGGGCGATGACGGAGGCCCACGCCTCGTCGCTCATGCCGTCGGGATCGAAGACTTCGGCGATCTGGAGGGCGAGGATCGCGATCGCGCCGGAGGCCGGGATGTCGGAACCGACGATCTCGAACCCCCGGTAGGATCCGCGCACGATCCTCGAGTCCTCGGCCTCGTAGGCCGCCAGCGCCTCGCGGGTCAGGAAGCCGCCGTTCGCCGCCATGTCGTCGGCGATGCGGCCGGCGATCTCCCCGCGGTAGAAGGCGTCGCCGCCGCCGAGGGCAATCGTCCTCAGGGTCTCGGCCATGTCCGACTGCACGAGCCGGTCTCCGGGGCGGTAGGGCGATCCGTCCGCCTTCAGGTAGTAGCGCCGGGCGCCTTCGGACTCCGCCACCTGGTCGCGCGAGCCCGCCTGGCGGCGCGCCTCCCCGGGCAGCAGCCGGAACCCGTGCGCCGCGTAGTCGATCGCGGGGGCCATGATCGTCGTCAGCGGAAGGGAACCGTATTCCTCGTGCAGGCGCATGAGGCCCGCGACCGAGCCGGGCACGCCGACGGTCGGATAGCCGTACGCGGCGCGGGGCGCCGTGGCCGGGTCGTATCCCAGCGGAACCGAGGTCGTCCCGTCGATGCCCGCGACCCCGCCGTCGGGCGTCCGAATGAGGATCTGGTTGCGCCCTCCGATGCTGTTCATGCTCGGTTCGACCACGGAGATCGCGAACGCGGCGGCGACGGCCGCATCCGCGGCGTTTCCGCCGAGTTCCAGCATCCGCGCGCCCGCGGCCGCGGCCAGCGGCTGCGCCGCGACGACGACCCCGTCCGCCGAGCGCGCGACCTGGGGCGCACTCTGCGCGCCCAGCCCAAGCGGAACCACCGCGAACGCGAGTACCGCGAGAATCGTCGTGCTGTACGCCCGGA
Encoded here:
- a CDS encoding gamma-glutamyltransferase; the encoded protein is MKPGIRAYSTTILAVLAFAVVPLGLGAQSAPQVARSADGVVVAAQPLAAAAGARMLELGGNAADAAVAAAFAISVVEPSMNSIGGRNQILIRTPDGGVAGIDGTTSVPLGYDPATAPRAAYGYPTVGVPGSVAGLMRLHEEYGSLPLTTIMAPAIDYAAHGFRLLPGEARRQAGSRDQVAESEGARRYYLKADGSPYRPGDRLVQSDMAETLRTIALGGGDAFYRGEIAGRIADDMAANGGFLTREALAAYEAEDSRIVRGSYRGFEIVGSDIPASGAIAILALQIAEVFDPDGMSDEAWASVIAQSLAIAMTEYRRPSSDSSAVRVTSKAFARELADQVRVPVEAAIESGTESWATSGAAGPWSAAGAPALELPPEDGHTTHLSAADGNGMAIALTQTIGPGMGAKVATPGLGFLYAVTLGGYLGISEPGERARSGITPFMVLDDGEPFLVLGAAGGIRIISAVVQAVTRVIDDGLALPAALAAPRVHPDMGPDGLAGFSVEAGPEDGWSGTSVEEFREMGFEITPTPRQGAFGRIHGLQYDAATRTWIGAADPDWEGAAVAPRPAGPTGGRD